The following proteins come from a genomic window of Syngnathus acus chromosome 15, fSynAcu1.2, whole genome shotgun sequence:
- the ctbp2a gene encoding C-terminal-binding protein 2a isoform X4, whose translation MWRQHFPGIRPQIMNGPMHPRPLVALLDGRDCTVEMPILKDLATVAFCDAQSTQEIHEKVLSEAVGAMMYHTITLTREDLEKFKALRIIIRIGSGYDNIDIKAAGELGIAVCNIPSAAVEETADSTLCHILNLYRRNTWLYQALREGTRVQSVEQIREVASGAARIRGETLGLIGFGRAGQAVSMRAKAFGFNVIFYDPYLQDGLERSLGVQRVYTLQDLLYQSDCVSLHCNLNEHNHHLINDFTIKQMRQGAFLVNAARGGLVDEKALAQALKEGRIRGAALDVHESEPFSFSQGPLKDAPNLICTPHTAWYSEQASLEMREAAATEIRRAITGRIPDSLRNCVNKEFFITSAPWGVMEQPQPHPEINGAAYRFPPGVVGGVAPGGIPRPLEGLLPGGLPVAHTLPPGTHASQTTSPNQPSKHGDQTREHMSEP comes from the exons ATGTGGCGACAGCATTTCCCAG GTATCCGGCCGCAAATCATGAACGGGCCCATGCACCCACGCCCCCTGGTGGCGCTGCTGGACGGGCGCGACTGCACGGTAGAGATGCCCATCCTCAAGGACCTGGCCACAGTGGCCTTCTGCGACGCTCAATCCACGCAGGAAATACACGAAAag GTCCTGAGTGAGGCGGTGGGAGCCATGATGTACCACACCATCACGCTGACCCGGGAGGACCTGGAGAAGTTCAAGGCACTACGTATCATCATCCGCATTGGCAGCGGCTACGACAACATCGACATCAAGGCGGCCGGAGAGCTCG GTATCGCCGTGTGCAACATTCCCTCGGCGGCGGTGGAGGAGACGGCCGACTCGACACTCTGTCACATTCTCAACCTGTACAGGAGGAACACTTGGCTCTACCAGGCTCTCCGGGAGGGCACGCGGGTCCAGAGCGTGGAGCAAATCCGAGAGGTGGCCTCGGGGGCGGCCAGGATCCGAGGAGAGACGCTCGGCCTGATCGGATTCG GTCGCGCGGGCCAAGCGGTGTCGATGCGGGCCAAGGCGTTCGGCTTCAACGTGATCTTCTACGACCCGTACCTGCAGGACGGCCTGGAGCGCTCGCTGGGGGTGCAGCGCGTCTACACGCTGCAGGACCTCCTCTACCAAAGCGACTGCGTCTCTCTGCACTGCAACCTCAACGAGCACAACCACCACCTCATCAACGACTTCACCATCAAGCAG ATGCGCCAAGGCGCGTTCCTGGTGAACGCGGCGCGAGGAGGCCTGGTGGACGAAAAGGCCTTGGCGCAGGCCCTCAAGGAAGGCCGAATACGTGGAGCCGCCTTGGATGTCCACGAGTCGGAACCCTTTAG CTTTTCTCAAGGTCCCCTTAAGGACGCCCCCAACTTGATCTGCACGCCGCACACCGCCTGGTACAGTGAGCAGGCGTCGCTGGAGATGCGCGAGGCCGCCGCCACTGAAATCCGCCGAGCCATCACGG GTCGCATCCCCGACAGCCTGCGGAATTGTGTCAACAAAGAGTTCTTCATCACCTCGGCGCCCTGGGGAGTGATGGAGCAGCCCCAGCCTCACCCGGAGATCAACGGCGCCGCCTACAG GTTCCCTCCGGGTGTGGTGGGCGGCGTGGCCCCCGGCGGGATCCCCCGGCCCCTGGAGGGGCTGCTGCCTGGCGGCCTGCCCGTGGCTCACACCTTGCCCCCGGGGACCCACGCGTCACAGACCACCTCCCCCAATCAACCCTCCAAACATGGCGACCAGACCAGAGAGCACATGAGCGAGCCGTGA
- the ctbp2a gene encoding C-terminal-binding protein 2a isoform X3, whose amino-acid sequence MALTDKHKVKRQRLDKICEGIRPQIMNGPMHPRPLVALLDGRDCTVEMPILKDLATVAFCDAQSTQEIHEKVLSEAVGAMMYHTITLTREDLEKFKALRIIIRIGSGYDNIDIKAAGELGIAVCNIPSAAVEETADSTLCHILNLYRRNTWLYQALREGTRVQSVEQIREVASGAARIRGETLGLIGFGRAGQAVSMRAKAFGFNVIFYDPYLQDGLERSLGVQRVYTLQDLLYQSDCVSLHCNLNEHNHHLINDFTIKQMRQGAFLVNAARGGLVDEKALAQALKEGRIRGAALDVHESEPFSFSQGPLKDAPNLICTPHTAWYSEQASLEMREAAATEIRRAITGRIPDSLRNCVNKEFFITSAPWGVMEQPQPHPEINGAAYRFPPGVVGGVAPGGIPRPLEGLLPGGLPVAHTLPPGTHASQTTSPNQPSKHGDQTREHMSEP is encoded by the exons GTATCCGGCCGCAAATCATGAACGGGCCCATGCACCCACGCCCCCTGGTGGCGCTGCTGGACGGGCGCGACTGCACGGTAGAGATGCCCATCCTCAAGGACCTGGCCACAGTGGCCTTCTGCGACGCTCAATCCACGCAGGAAATACACGAAAag GTCCTGAGTGAGGCGGTGGGAGCCATGATGTACCACACCATCACGCTGACCCGGGAGGACCTGGAGAAGTTCAAGGCACTACGTATCATCATCCGCATTGGCAGCGGCTACGACAACATCGACATCAAGGCGGCCGGAGAGCTCG GTATCGCCGTGTGCAACATTCCCTCGGCGGCGGTGGAGGAGACGGCCGACTCGACACTCTGTCACATTCTCAACCTGTACAGGAGGAACACTTGGCTCTACCAGGCTCTCCGGGAGGGCACGCGGGTCCAGAGCGTGGAGCAAATCCGAGAGGTGGCCTCGGGGGCGGCCAGGATCCGAGGAGAGACGCTCGGCCTGATCGGATTCG GTCGCGCGGGCCAAGCGGTGTCGATGCGGGCCAAGGCGTTCGGCTTCAACGTGATCTTCTACGACCCGTACCTGCAGGACGGCCTGGAGCGCTCGCTGGGGGTGCAGCGCGTCTACACGCTGCAGGACCTCCTCTACCAAAGCGACTGCGTCTCTCTGCACTGCAACCTCAACGAGCACAACCACCACCTCATCAACGACTTCACCATCAAGCAG ATGCGCCAAGGCGCGTTCCTGGTGAACGCGGCGCGAGGAGGCCTGGTGGACGAAAAGGCCTTGGCGCAGGCCCTCAAGGAAGGCCGAATACGTGGAGCCGCCTTGGATGTCCACGAGTCGGAACCCTTTAG CTTTTCTCAAGGTCCCCTTAAGGACGCCCCCAACTTGATCTGCACGCCGCACACCGCCTGGTACAGTGAGCAGGCGTCGCTGGAGATGCGCGAGGCCGCCGCCACTGAAATCCGCCGAGCCATCACGG GTCGCATCCCCGACAGCCTGCGGAATTGTGTCAACAAAGAGTTCTTCATCACCTCGGCGCCCTGGGGAGTGATGGAGCAGCCCCAGCCTCACCCGGAGATCAACGGCGCCGCCTACAG GTTCCCTCCGGGTGTGGTGGGCGGCGTGGCCCCCGGCGGGATCCCCCGGCCCCTGGAGGGGCTGCTGCCTGGCGGCCTGCCCGTGGCTCACACCTTGCCCCCGGGGACCCACGCGTCACAGACCACCTCCCCCAATCAACCCTCCAAACATGGCGACCAGACCAGAGAGCACATGAGCGAGCCGTGA
- the ctbp2a gene encoding C-terminal-binding protein 2a isoform X6 yields MALTDKHKVKRQRLDKICEGIRPQIMNGPMHPRPLVALLDGRDCTVEMPILKDLATVAFCDAQSTQEIHEKVLSEAVGAMMYHTITLTREDLEKFKALRIIIRIGSGYDNIDIKAAGELGIAVCNIPSAAVEETADSTLCHILNLYRRNTWLYQALREGTRVQSVEQIREVASGAARIRGETLGLIGFGRAGQAVSMRAKAFGFNVIFYDPYLQDGLERSLGVQRVYTLQDLLYQSDCVSLHCNLNEHNHHLINDFTIKQMRQGAFLVNAARGGLVDEKALAQALKEGRIRGAALDVHESEPFSFSQGPLKDAPNLICTPHTAWYSEQASLEMREAAATEIRRAITGRIPDSLRNCVNKEFFITSAPWGVMEQPQPHPEINGAAYSRVNQTMVHAIATGGVQDKLYS; encoded by the exons GTATCCGGCCGCAAATCATGAACGGGCCCATGCACCCACGCCCCCTGGTGGCGCTGCTGGACGGGCGCGACTGCACGGTAGAGATGCCCATCCTCAAGGACCTGGCCACAGTGGCCTTCTGCGACGCTCAATCCACGCAGGAAATACACGAAAag GTCCTGAGTGAGGCGGTGGGAGCCATGATGTACCACACCATCACGCTGACCCGGGAGGACCTGGAGAAGTTCAAGGCACTACGTATCATCATCCGCATTGGCAGCGGCTACGACAACATCGACATCAAGGCGGCCGGAGAGCTCG GTATCGCCGTGTGCAACATTCCCTCGGCGGCGGTGGAGGAGACGGCCGACTCGACACTCTGTCACATTCTCAACCTGTACAGGAGGAACACTTGGCTCTACCAGGCTCTCCGGGAGGGCACGCGGGTCCAGAGCGTGGAGCAAATCCGAGAGGTGGCCTCGGGGGCGGCCAGGATCCGAGGAGAGACGCTCGGCCTGATCGGATTCG GTCGCGCGGGCCAAGCGGTGTCGATGCGGGCCAAGGCGTTCGGCTTCAACGTGATCTTCTACGACCCGTACCTGCAGGACGGCCTGGAGCGCTCGCTGGGGGTGCAGCGCGTCTACACGCTGCAGGACCTCCTCTACCAAAGCGACTGCGTCTCTCTGCACTGCAACCTCAACGAGCACAACCACCACCTCATCAACGACTTCACCATCAAGCAG ATGCGCCAAGGCGCGTTCCTGGTGAACGCGGCGCGAGGAGGCCTGGTGGACGAAAAGGCCTTGGCGCAGGCCCTCAAGGAAGGCCGAATACGTGGAGCCGCCTTGGATGTCCACGAGTCGGAACCCTTTAG CTTTTCTCAAGGTCCCCTTAAGGACGCCCCCAACTTGATCTGCACGCCGCACACCGCCTGGTACAGTGAGCAGGCGTCGCTGGAGATGCGCGAGGCCGCCGCCACTGAAATCCGCCGAGCCATCACGG GTCGCATCCCCGACAGCCTGCGGAATTGTGTCAACAAAGAGTTCTTCATCACCTCGGCGCCCTGGGGAGTGATGGAGCAGCCCCAGCCTCACCCGGAGATCAACGGCGCCGCCTACAG CCGAGTGAACCAAACCATGGTACACGCCATAGCAACGGGGGGTGTGCAGGACAAATTATATTCCTAA
- the ctbp2a gene encoding C-terminal-binding protein 2a isoform X5: MNGPMHPRPLVALLDGRDCTVEMPILKDLATVAFCDAQSTQEIHEKVLSEAVGAMMYHTITLTREDLEKFKALRIIIRIGSGYDNIDIKAAGELGIAVCNIPSAAVEETADSTLCHILNLYRRNTWLYQALREGTRVQSVEQIREVASGAARIRGETLGLIGFGRAGQAVSMRAKAFGFNVIFYDPYLQDGLERSLGVQRVYTLQDLLYQSDCVSLHCNLNEHNHHLINDFTIKQMRQGAFLVNAARGGLVDEKALAQALKEGRIRGAALDVHESEPFSFSQGPLKDAPNLICTPHTAWYSEQASLEMREAAATEIRRAITGRIPDSLRNCVNKEFFITSAPWGVMEQPQPHPEINGAAYRFPPGVVGGVAPGGIPRPLEGLLPGGLPVAHTLPPGTHASQTTSPNQPSKHGDQTREHMSEP, from the exons ATGAACGGGCCCATGCACCCACGCCCCCTGGTGGCGCTGCTGGACGGGCGCGACTGCACGGTAGAGATGCCCATCCTCAAGGACCTGGCCACAGTGGCCTTCTGCGACGCTCAATCCACGCAGGAAATACACGAAAag GTCCTGAGTGAGGCGGTGGGAGCCATGATGTACCACACCATCACGCTGACCCGGGAGGACCTGGAGAAGTTCAAGGCACTACGTATCATCATCCGCATTGGCAGCGGCTACGACAACATCGACATCAAGGCGGCCGGAGAGCTCG GTATCGCCGTGTGCAACATTCCCTCGGCGGCGGTGGAGGAGACGGCCGACTCGACACTCTGTCACATTCTCAACCTGTACAGGAGGAACACTTGGCTCTACCAGGCTCTCCGGGAGGGCACGCGGGTCCAGAGCGTGGAGCAAATCCGAGAGGTGGCCTCGGGGGCGGCCAGGATCCGAGGAGAGACGCTCGGCCTGATCGGATTCG GTCGCGCGGGCCAAGCGGTGTCGATGCGGGCCAAGGCGTTCGGCTTCAACGTGATCTTCTACGACCCGTACCTGCAGGACGGCCTGGAGCGCTCGCTGGGGGTGCAGCGCGTCTACACGCTGCAGGACCTCCTCTACCAAAGCGACTGCGTCTCTCTGCACTGCAACCTCAACGAGCACAACCACCACCTCATCAACGACTTCACCATCAAGCAG ATGCGCCAAGGCGCGTTCCTGGTGAACGCGGCGCGAGGAGGCCTGGTGGACGAAAAGGCCTTGGCGCAGGCCCTCAAGGAAGGCCGAATACGTGGAGCCGCCTTGGATGTCCACGAGTCGGAACCCTTTAG CTTTTCTCAAGGTCCCCTTAAGGACGCCCCCAACTTGATCTGCACGCCGCACACCGCCTGGTACAGTGAGCAGGCGTCGCTGGAGATGCGCGAGGCCGCCGCCACTGAAATCCGCCGAGCCATCACGG GTCGCATCCCCGACAGCCTGCGGAATTGTGTCAACAAAGAGTTCTTCATCACCTCGGCGCCCTGGGGAGTGATGGAGCAGCCCCAGCCTCACCCGGAGATCAACGGCGCCGCCTACAG GTTCCCTCCGGGTGTGGTGGGCGGCGTGGCCCCCGGCGGGATCCCCCGGCCCCTGGAGGGGCTGCTGCCTGGCGGCCTGCCCGTGGCTCACACCTTGCCCCCGGGGACCCACGCGTCACAGACCACCTCCCCCAATCAACCCTCCAAACATGGCGACCAGACCAGAGAGCACATGAGCGAGCCGTGA